The sequence TGATTTACAGGAAGCCCACTCTCTGATCAGTATCGACCGAGAAGCAGCCATAGCATTTTTGAAGGCTCAAGGCTTCAAGGATGAGGAAATAGGTCGCCAACCCACACGCACAATCGATAAATTCGCTCGTGAATACGGTCAAGCCAATGAAAAATTCCGTTATCTCGTCAACGGTTCTCTGGTCGTCACAACCAAAAACGTCGATTTGGTAACCAAAGCCTTGGGAGAAACCGAGGCTCTCCTGCAATCCGGCATCATTTTAGATGGAATCCCCGATAGTGGCACGGCCAACCCTCGCTATATCGTCAGTTCATTTAATGAATTGCGCCCAAAACTCCTGGCCGACGCAACGAAAAACGCCCGGGCAACAGCCCAGCAATTTGCGGCTGATTCAGGAACCCAGATCGGACGAATTCGCTCTGCCAACCAGGGTATGATCCAGATTTTCGGATCCGACGGAAACGATGAATCCGCCTCCTACAGTCCGACCAGTACCCCTCTGAAAAAAATTCGTGTTGTCAGTACTTTCGATT is a genomic window of Deltaproteobacteria bacterium containing:
- a CDS encoding SIMPL domain-containing protein, whose product is MIANTDRVSIVAAVILGIFLFAGLATGGYFIGKGTARFKSESRTVTVKGLIEKEVKADKAVWVLTFRRAGDDLQEAHSLISIDREAAIAFLKAQGFKDEEIGRQPTRTIDKFAREYGQANEKFRYLVNGSLVVTTKNVDLVTKALGETEALLQSGIILDGIPDSGTANPRYIVSSFNELRPKLLADATKNARATAQQFAADSGTQIGRIRSANQGMIQIFGSDGNDESASYSPTSTPLKKIRVVSTFDFELI